A genomic region of Thermodesulfobacteriota bacterium contains the following coding sequences:
- a CDS encoding class I SAM-dependent methyltransferase, with translation MTVNMPCLICGSEENHERFRIRYPEHNYPGDFCIRECKGCGLLFNSPRIPEEQLKQLYDNNYYFFKRPAIDEFNRSVHIYNRTIRRIENKISEKRVLEIGSAKGYLLSIMQKMGWEVKGIEISAEAARYAVEKLHVDTFHGTIDQYIQSPGAFEPYPLVLAIDIIEHVPDPVLFIRHLQKIVKPGGMLIIDTPNGGSKKIGIEGSAWKGFNPYHISLFSVSNLSQLLTQSGFHLKDIFFYGGKIDDQQKIGYRKRIKIMLQSSFAWPIFEHTYNLIKSAASRIIPIPYYLHLAESKISSLKRLESLSQNKNDVDDGDNFVLFAQKE, from the coding sequence ATGACAGTGAATATGCCCTGCCTAATATGCGGTTCGGAAGAAAACCATGAAAGGTTTCGAATTCGATATCCCGAGCATAACTATCCCGGAGACTTTTGTATTCGAGAATGCAAGGGTTGCGGTCTGTTGTTTAATTCGCCTAGAATTCCTGAAGAGCAACTCAAGCAATTATATGATAATAATTATTATTTCTTTAAGAGACCGGCAATCGATGAATTCAATCGTTCGGTACACATTTATAACCGAACTATCCGCAGGATTGAAAATAAAATATCCGAAAAACGAGTACTTGAGATTGGAAGCGCCAAGGGATATTTACTATCAATCATGCAAAAAATGGGTTGGGAGGTCAAAGGTATTGAAATATCGGCCGAGGCTGCCAGGTATGCGGTTGAAAAACTTCATGTAGATACGTTCCATGGCACGATAGACCAATATATTCAATCACCAGGTGCCTTTGAGCCCTATCCTCTGGTTCTTGCCATCGATATTATTGAACATGTTCCAGACCCGGTCTTATTTATCCGGCATTTACAGAAAATCGTAAAACCGGGCGGTATGCTGATCATCGATACTCCAAATGGCGGCTCGAAAAAAATTGGCATTGAAGGCAGCGCCTGGAAAGGCTTCAATCCTTATCACATATCTCTTTTCTCTGTAAGTAATTTATCTCAGCTACTGACTCAATCTGGCTTTCACCTGAAAGATATTTTTTTTTATGGTGGTAAAATAGATGATCAACAAAAAATCGGCTACAGGAAACGTATTAAAATTATGCTCCAATCGAGTTTCGCCTGGCCAATTTTTGAGCATACATACAATCTGATAAAATCGGCGGCATCTCGAATAATACCAATCCCATATTATCTTCACTTGGCTGAATCAAAGATAAGTTCATTAAAAAGGCTTGAATCTTTATCTCAGAATAAAAACGATGTAGACGATGGGGATAATTTTGTTCTATTTGCACAGAAAGAGTAA
- a CDS encoding WbqC family protein, whose translation MIAAVHQPQYFPWLGYYDKMAKADVFCYLDNVQYKKNEWQNRNRIKSVGGWQWLTVPVTYRFPQRINQVKIDRKTPWGKKHIQALTTCYRRAPFFDEYMSLFEPILRSDPERLSELNIALAEALRRALGIETKTVIASELAPLREEPTDRLIDICRELGADTYLAGRGGANYMDLSRFNDSGIRVVFQAFDHPVYPQLYGDFVANLSAVDLLFNRGPDSLAVIRGEGE comes from the coding sequence ATGATCGCCGCCGTTCATCAGCCGCAATATTTTCCCTGGCTCGGCTATTACGATAAGATGGCCAAAGCCGATGTTTTCTGCTATCTTGATAACGTTCAATACAAAAAGAACGAGTGGCAGAACCGGAACCGGATTAAGTCCGTTGGCGGGTGGCAGTGGCTGACCGTTCCCGTGACTTACCGGTTTCCCCAGAGAATCAACCAGGTTAAAATCGACCGGAAAACGCCGTGGGGAAAAAAACATATTCAGGCCCTGACGACCTGCTACCGGCGTGCACCGTTTTTTGATGAGTATATGAGCCTTTTTGAACCCATATTGCGATCTGACCCGGAACGCCTTTCCGAATTGAATATCGCTCTGGCCGAAGCGCTGCGCCGGGCACTGGGGATCGAAACGAAAACGGTGATCGCTTCGGAATTGGCGCCCCTGAGGGAAGAGCCCACCGACCGGCTGATCGATATCTGCCGGGAACTTGGAGCGGACACTTATCTGGCCGGCCGGGGAGGCGCCAATTACATGGATCTGTCCCGGTTTAACGACAGCGGTATCCGGGTGGTGTTTCAGGCATTTGATCATCCGGTCTATCCTCAATTGTACGGCGATTTTGTGGCCAACCTGTCGGCGGTCGACCTGCTCTTCAACCGCGGTCCGGACAGTCTGGCGGTGATCAGAGGGGAAGGAGAATAA
- a CDS encoding glycosyltransferase family 4 protein, whose protein sequence is MNLLFVADASISNAGSGTERVLFEQATRMAARSHSVHLMTRWIPEIHGSEHQTISGVTEWRYRADPKHPLGFFADTIKNGGRLFRSLHQDIGFDCIFLHQPLSAMAVLFTGRTGIRKIYTCHSLWHEEYLSRNAAPPGMFGRLAIQVMARVRKRLEKTALDGADRIVTLSAYTGKKLRHSHGVPDEKISVIPGGVDCTRFRPADDKAAIRGRLGLPENRVILFTLRNLEPRMGLSVLLRAMEIVLRRSKDVHLVIGGEGPLKRALVRQAEETGLTPHVLFTGFIQEEDLPDYYRMADLFILPTQDLEGFGLVTLEAMASGTPVLGTPVGGTLEILESFDRDLLFDDISEEAMARLIIEKTGCVRKTPGAYEVLRLKTRAFVEDNYSWEKNIDAMLALAIGRD, encoded by the coding sequence TTGAATCTTCTCTTTGTGGCGGATGCGTCCATCAGCAATGCCGGCAGCGGTACGGAGCGTGTCCTTTTCGAACAGGCCACACGTATGGCGGCCAGGAGCCATTCCGTCCATCTGATGACCCGATGGATCCCGGAAATCCATGGGTCGGAGCACCAGACCATATCCGGCGTCACCGAATGGCGATACCGGGCGGATCCGAAACATCCCTTGGGCTTTTTCGCCGACACCATCAAAAACGGCGGACGCCTGTTCCGGTCGTTGCATCAGGACATCGGTTTTGATTGTATCTTTTTGCATCAACCCTTATCCGCCATGGCCGTTCTGTTTACCGGAAGGACCGGCATAAGAAAAATCTACACCTGTCATTCCCTGTGGCATGAGGAATATCTTTCCAGGAACGCCGCGCCACCCGGCATGTTCGGGCGTCTGGCCATTCAGGTAATGGCTCGGGTCAGGAAACGGTTGGAGAAGACGGCTCTGGACGGTGCTGATCGGATCGTGACCTTAAGTGCTTATACCGGTAAAAAATTGCGGCACAGTCATGGGGTCCCGGACGAAAAAATATCGGTTATTCCCGGTGGTGTAGATTGTACTCGTTTCCGGCCGGCTGATGACAAAGCAGCCATCAGGGGTAGGCTGGGTCTGCCCGAAAACCGGGTCATCCTGTTTACTTTGCGGAACCTGGAGCCCCGCATGGGACTCTCCGTGTTGCTGCGCGCCATGGAAATTGTTCTGCGACGGTCGAAGGATGTGCATCTGGTGATCGGCGGCGAGGGGCCTTTGAAGCGGGCACTGGTACGGCAGGCGGAAGAAACCGGACTGACGCCGCACGTTCTCTTCACCGGTTTTATCCAAGAAGAGGATCTGCCCGACTATTACCGCATGGCGGACCTTTTTATCCTTCCGACCCAAGACCTGGAAGGGTTCGGCCTGGTTACCCTGGAAGCCATGGCGTCCGGTACGCCCGTTTTGGGAACGCCCGTCGGCGGTACCCTGGAGATTCTCGAATCGTTTGATCGTGATTTGCTGTTCGACGATATTTCCGAAGAAGCCATGGCCCGGCTGATCATTGAAAAAACCGGTTGTGTCAGAAAAACGCCCGGCGCTTACGAAGTACTCCGGCTCAAAACCCGTGCCTTTGTCGAGGACAATTATTCCTGGGAAAAAAATATCGACGCCATGCTGGCCCTGGCAATCGGGAGGGATTGA
- a CDS encoding glycosyltransferase family 4 protein, protein MTLTAPMTTVLHVIGSGGPGGGERHLLDLIRYSSRAYRHVTVIPYAGYLNREMEAAGHRYQIIPMPRQPSPAALIHLCRLCREAGADVIHSHGFRANFYGRLAALLTRRPHVVTIHVSLFDYRDTPPALRRFYRIIESWSSRITRRFICVSEAMAADTRKLGISPDKIIVIYNGIDPVRFSRAFDVEAIKMKLGITGRSPVIGTVGRLVPEKGQVHLIRALPLLKPAFPDLVCLFAGEGPLLEDLKREAMTAGVADICRFTGSVDEIEEIYAVLDLFVLPSVREPFGLSALEAMASGVAVLATNSGGPAEYIRPGINGLLVPPEDPSAMAEAAGRILSASDSRKKIAGQGHRTVLERFDIRTTVASTETVYDSLKGLAPGRSGLAGVC, encoded by the coding sequence ATGACATTGACAGCTCCGATGACAACCGTGCTTCACGTGATCGGTTCCGGCGGCCCGGGCGGTGGCGAGCGGCACCTGCTCGACCTGATCCGTTATTCCTCGCGGGCTTACCGTCATGTTACGGTAATCCCTTATGCCGGATACCTGAACCGGGAGATGGAAGCCGCCGGCCATCGGTATCAAATCATCCCTATGCCGCGGCAGCCGTCTCCGGCGGCCCTCATCCACCTCTGCCGCCTCTGCCGGGAGGCCGGGGCGGATGTGATCCACTCCCACGGGTTTCGGGCTAATTTTTACGGCCGCCTGGCAGCGCTGCTGACCCGACGGCCTCATGTGGTCACCATTCATGTTTCTCTTTTTGATTACCGGGATACGCCGCCTGCCCTCCGGCGGTTCTACCGGATTATTGAATCATGGTCATCCCGCATAACCCGGCGCTTTATCTGCGTTTCCGAAGCTATGGCCGCGGACACCCGGAAGCTAGGCATCAGTCCGGACAAAATCATTGTCATTTATAACGGCATCGACCCGGTGCGTTTCTCCCGCGCTTTTGATGTCGAAGCGATAAAAATGAAGCTGGGTATAACTGGCCGCTCTCCGGTGATCGGTACGGTGGGCCGTCTGGTCCCGGAAAAGGGGCAGGTGCATCTGATCCGGGCACTGCCTCTTCTCAAACCCGCATTCCCGGATCTGGTCTGCCTGTTCGCCGGAGAGGGGCCGTTGCTGGAAGATCTGAAACGGGAGGCAATGACCGCGGGCGTGGCGGACATTTGCCGGTTTACTGGTTCGGTCGATGAAATTGAAGAGATCTATGCCGTCCTGGACCTTTTTGTCCTGCCGTCGGTGAGAGAGCCTTTTGGCCTGTCGGCCCTGGAGGCCATGGCCTCAGGCGTCGCGGTTCTGGCCACGAATTCCGGAGGACCGGCGGAATATATCCGCCCCGGAATCAACGGCCTGCTGGTGCCTCCCGAAGACCCGTCGGCAATGGCGGAGGCGGCCGGACGTATCCTGTCCGCCTCCGATTCGCGGAAGAAGATAGCCGGGCAGGGGCACCGGACGGTTCTCGAACGTTTTGACATCAGGACTACGGTCGCGTCAACAGAGACGGTGTATGATTCCCTTAAAGGACTGGCCCCGGGACGATCCGGCCTGGCTGGCGTCTGCTGA
- a CDS encoding glycosyltransferase family 4 protein, which produces MMTDRVSVMHIITRMDMGGSAQNTLLTCLGLDRKRYRVILVTGLSRESRMTPAETESVESGLEKARRQGVEIIRLPALVRSVHPLYDVDAMLQLWRIIRREKPDIVHTHTSKAGILGRWAAWLARTPVIVHTPHGHVFYGHFAALFSKLFLLTERLTAPITHHLVALTRGERDDYLSLRLFADDRMRIIHSGVDIDAFLAAPGDDPGIRRELGIPERAAVVGTVGWLQSVKNPAGLLEAMIPLLRSRPDLYLVFVGKGDLESDLKQKAAEAGVDVKVVLAGWRRDIPAVMRAFDVFVLPSLNEGMGRVVVEAMASGRPVVASNVGGIPDMVRNGDNGFLVDPRDPGALRAAIVKLLDSHALRVALGEKGRETALRFSLAVMISKINALYESAMRDRP; this is translated from the coding sequence ATGATGACGGATCGGGTTTCGGTCATGCACATCATCACCCGGATGGACATGGGCGGTTCGGCGCAGAACACGCTGCTGACCTGCCTGGGTCTGGACCGGAAGAGATATCGGGTGATCCTGGTCACCGGCCTGTCCCGGGAGTCACGGATGACGCCGGCGGAGACGGAATCGGTAGAATCCGGTCTGGAGAAAGCCCGGCGGCAGGGCGTGGAAATCATCCGCCTGCCCGCGCTGGTTCGAAGCGTCCATCCCCTATATGATGTCGACGCCATGCTACAATTATGGCGGATCATCCGGCGGGAGAAACCGGACATCGTTCACACCCATACTTCCAAGGCCGGCATCCTGGGCCGATGGGCCGCCTGGCTGGCGCGGACACCGGTGATTGTCCATACGCCTCATGGCCATGTGTTTTACGGTCATTTCGCCGCTCTTTTTTCAAAGCTGTTTTTGTTGACGGAAAGACTTACCGCCCCTATAACGCATCATCTGGTGGCCCTGACCCGGGGAGAAAGGGACGACTATTTATCCTTGCGCCTTTTTGCCGATGACCGCATGCGTATCATTCACAGCGGGGTGGATATTGACGCCTTCCTTGCGGCGCCAGGCGATGACCCCGGAATTCGCCGGGAACTGGGGATCCCGGAAAGGGCGGCCGTGGTCGGCACCGTGGGCTGGCTGCAGTCCGTCAAGAACCCCGCGGGCCTGCTTGAGGCCATGATACCGCTGCTGAGATCCCGGCCGGACCTGTATCTGGTGTTTGTGGGCAAGGGCGACCTGGAATCGGACCTGAAGCAAAAAGCCGCTGAAGCGGGCGTTGACGTGAAGGTGGTGCTGGCCGGCTGGCGTCGGGATATCCCCGCAGTGATGCGGGCGTTTGACGTGTTTGTCCTGCCGTCCCTGAACGAGGGTATGGGCAGGGTGGTGGTGGAAGCCATGGCATCCGGCAGGCCGGTAGTGGCCTCAAACGTCGGCGGCATACCGGACATGGTCCGTAATGGAGACAACGGTTTTCTGGTCGATCCCCGGGATCCCGGCGCCCTGCGCGCCGCCATCGTAAAATTGCTTGACAGTCACGCCCTGCGCGTCGCCCTTGGGGAGAAGGGGCGGGAGACAGCGCTTCGCTTCTCGCTTGCCGTCATGATATCCAAGATTAACGCCCTTTATGAATCCGCCATGAGGGACCGGCCATGA
- a CDS encoding glycosyltransferase family 4 protein translates to MNNTKLSFHLFAYWHDPLWKHFVGASVKIWDLAWNLAQTGSEVTLFLPKYGFAEKKPPFTVIEIPLLNVPGLRSVSYNLFLLLSLIHRRRTLPDVVYLRRTSLIVPLLYAKMKKARFYLEVNDDPFAGRRGEGGQARSRLRSLLSEFLDRINIRHADRCFVISEAVITKIGKQMPAMPPGKMVVMPSGANTDLMRPADRHASCRTVGLEENLRYVGFVGTLLAHQGVGRLIEAASEIVETVPAARFLIVGDGPMRRVWAEMVEAMGLERYFIFTGEIEYEALPHWINAMDVCVAPYHRDAGLRSPVKMFDYLACGRPVVASDVPGITGIFRNAPLVTLVQPDSPTALAEAVIRILSQPGEPDMDQRMAAHQWIRDRFDRRMMARMVADEAVRQCANQ, encoded by the coding sequence ATGAATAATACAAAACTATCATTTCACCTTTTCGCCTACTGGCATGATCCCCTCTGGAAACATTTCGTCGGCGCCAGCGTCAAGATCTGGGATCTGGCCTGGAACCTGGCCCAGACGGGAAGCGAGGTGACGCTTTTTCTGCCGAAGTATGGTTTCGCCGAGAAGAAACCGCCCTTTACCGTCATTGAGATCCCCCTGTTGAATGTGCCGGGCCTGCGTTCAGTTTCCTATAACCTTTTTTTGCTTCTGTCTCTGATCCACCGACGAAGGACGCTGCCGGATGTTGTTTATCTGCGAAGAACATCACTGATAGTCCCGCTGTTGTATGCGAAAATGAAGAAAGCCCGGTTTTACCTGGAAGTAAATGACGACCCGTTTGCCGGCCGCCGGGGTGAGGGAGGGCAAGCCCGATCCCGCCTGCGGTCTCTGCTTTCGGAATTTCTGGACCGGATCAATATCCGTCACGCCGACCGTTGCTTTGTAATCTCAGAAGCGGTGATTACAAAGATCGGAAAGCAGATGCCGGCCATGCCTCCGGGGAAGATGGTCGTCATGCCCAGCGGCGCCAATACCGATTTGATGCGACCCGCGGACAGGCATGCGTCTTGCCGAACCGTTGGTTTGGAGGAGAACCTTCGTTACGTCGGTTTTGTGGGGACCCTGCTTGCTCACCAGGGCGTAGGAAGGTTGATAGAAGCCGCGTCGGAGATTGTTGAGACCGTTCCGGCGGCACGGTTTCTGATTGTCGGCGACGGCCCCATGAGGCGGGTGTGGGCGGAAATGGTCGAAGCGATGGGCTTGGAACGTTATTTCATTTTTACCGGAGAAATCGAGTATGAAGCGCTCCCGCACTGGATCAATGCCATGGATGTCTGCGTGGCGCCGTATCATCGTGACGCGGGTTTGAGATCACCTGTCAAAATGTTTGACTACCTGGCCTGCGGCAGACCGGTGGTCGCTTCGGACGTGCCCGGCATTACCGGCATATTCCGGAACGCGCCCCTGGTGACCCTGGTGCAGCCGGATTCGCCTACGGCATTGGCCGAGGCGGTGATCCGCATCCTGTCGCAGCCCGGCGAACCGGACATGGATCAACGGATGGCAGCCCATCAGTGGATCCGGGACCGGTTCGACCGGCGGATGATGGCCAGGATGGTGGCGGACGAAGCGGTAAGGCAGTGCGCAAACCAATGA
- a CDS encoding DegT/DnrJ/EryC1/StrS family aminotransferase: MNVIPHSRPTLGEAEAAAVHRVVLSGQIAQGRMVERLERDFAEAFRLGHAAAVNSGTAGLHLALLALGIGPGDQVIIPSYVCTAVLNAVYHAGAEPVLADIDPDTFNMDSRDAAGRVTSRTRAIIVPHMFGAPADLDGLLAIGIPLIEDCAQAVGALYHGRPLGAFGGAAVFSFYATKMMTTGEGGLVASRDQKIIERIVDLRNYDNRTDYRVRFNYKMTDLQAAMGLSQLGKLETFIIRRQEIAGRYNEALCHFRVILPPDTPGRIYFRYVVRVPDDAGPWIDRLARRGITCARPVFRPLHHYLNLTGYEQSDAAWRTALSIPIYPSLTDQEADTVIAALKECLEEMES, encoded by the coding sequence ATGAATGTCATCCCTCATTCACGTCCCACCCTGGGAGAGGCGGAAGCCGCGGCTGTCCACCGGGTGGTGCTGTCCGGTCAGATTGCCCAGGGCCGGATGGTAGAGCGTCTGGAAAGAGATTTTGCGGAGGCATTCAGGCTGGGCCATGCCGCGGCCGTGAACTCGGGAACAGCGGGACTGCATCTGGCCCTGCTGGCCCTAGGGATCGGTCCGGGCGACCAGGTGATCATTCCCTCTTATGTCTGCACGGCAGTGTTGAACGCGGTTTATCATGCCGGCGCGGAACCGGTTCTGGCAGACATCGATCCGGACACGTTCAACATGGATTCTCGCGATGCTGCCGGCAGGGTAACATCTCGGACCCGGGCGATAATCGTTCCTCATATGTTCGGTGCGCCGGCTGACCTGGACGGACTGCTGGCCATCGGCATTCCCCTGATCGAGGATTGTGCCCAGGCTGTGGGCGCCCTCTATCATGGCCGACCCCTGGGCGCGTTTGGCGGCGCGGCTGTTTTTTCCTTTTACGCCACCAAGATGATGACAACCGGTGAGGGCGGTCTGGTCGCGTCCCGGGATCAGAAAATTATCGAGCGGATTGTGGATTTGCGAAATTATGACAACCGGACGGATTACCGCGTTCGTTTCAATTACAAGATGACCGACCTTCAGGCCGCCATGGGCCTGTCCCAATTGGGGAAGCTGGAAACGTTTATCATCAGAAGGCAGGAGATAGCAGGCCGCTATAATGAGGCCCTGTGTCATTTCCGCGTCATCCTGCCGCCGGACACGCCCGGCCGGATTTACTTCCGCTATGTTGTCCGGGTACCGGATGACGCCGGCCCGTGGATCGACCGCCTTGCCCGGCGCGGTATCACCTGTGCCCGGCCCGTGTTCCGGCCGCTTCATCACTATTTGAACCTGACGGGATATGAGCAATCGGACGCGGCCTGGCGCACGGCGCTGTCCATCCCGATCTATCCCTCATTGACGGATCAGGAAGCAGATACCGTCATCGCCGCCCTGAAAGAATGTCTGGAGGAAATGGAGTCATGA
- a CDS encoding MraY family glycosyltransferase: MTERSGNSKWKGLLYGTAVLLTGALLLPSASITFALHGARWAYILILSAGISFCLTPVCMRVARRFNILDLPDGRKRHDQATPLLGGMAVFMASLASILLNGIYDPGVVAILSASLLLFAVGLMDDISEVPAVIKLLAQIVAVIIVVSHGVVLKVVPTHLGTAGLAFNLVLTFLWIIGITNALNFFDGMNGLAAGLGAIIAFFLSLVAYQTGQPLVGWLAIAVMGGCLGFLPYNFRARGKAAIFLGDAGSTFIGFILACLAVYGVWSDTNPVVALVSPLLIFWVLIFDMIYITVDRIATGKVATVRQWLEYVGRDHLHHRLAIVLGGNRRSVVFIFALNSCLGISAVVIRHAGILEAALLLLQAVLLVLLISVLEKSGRLRKKSTSGHPDPPLTKK, translated from the coding sequence ATGACGGAAAGGTCGGGAAACAGCAAGTGGAAAGGGTTGCTTTATGGAACGGCCGTTCTTCTGACGGGAGCGTTGCTGCTGCCGTCTGCCTCCATAACATTCGCTTTGCATGGCGCTCGCTGGGCCTATATCCTGATTCTTTCCGCCGGGATCTCCTTCTGCCTGACGCCGGTTTGTATGCGGGTGGCCCGCCGGTTCAACATCCTCGACCTGCCGGACGGACGCAAACGTCACGATCAGGCCACACCGCTGCTGGGCGGGATGGCTGTTTTTATGGCTTCTCTTGCTTCCATTCTCTTAAATGGCATTTATGACCCGGGTGTCGTGGCGATTCTATCGGCTTCACTGCTTCTTTTTGCCGTGGGGCTGATGGATGACATCAGTGAGGTGCCCGCCGTCATCAAGCTGCTGGCCCAGATCGTCGCGGTCATCATCGTCGTCAGTCACGGGGTTGTCCTTAAGGTTGTCCCGACTCACCTGGGAACCGCCGGTCTTGCCTTTAACCTGGTCCTGACTTTTTTGTGGATCATCGGCATTACCAATGCCCTGAACTTTTTTGACGGCATGAACGGCCTGGCCGCCGGTCTGGGCGCCATTATCGCTTTTTTTTTGAGCCTGGTTGCCTATCAGACCGGGCAACCGCTTGTCGGCTGGCTGGCCATCGCCGTAATGGGCGGTTGCCTGGGTTTTCTGCCCTACAATTTCAGGGCCAGGGGCAAGGCCGCTATTTTTCTGGGAGATGCCGGCAGCACCTTTATCGGATTTATACTGGCCTGTCTGGCTGTTTACGGCGTCTGGTCGGACACCAATCCGGTGGTGGCACTGGTTTCTCCGCTGCTGATTTTCTGGGTGTTGATTTTCGACATGATTTATATCACCGTCGATCGGATCGCTACCGGCAAGGTGGCCACCGTGCGGCAATGGCTGGAATATGTCGGTCGTGATCACCTTCACCATCGACTGGCCATTGTCCTGGGCGGCAACAGAAGAAGCGTGGTATTTATTTTTGCTTTAAACAGTTGTCTCGGTATCAGCGCCGTTGTCATACGTCACGCCGGTATCCTGGAAGCGGCGCTTCTGCTCCTTCAGGCCGTGCTGCTGGTGCTGCTGATCAGCGTGCTGGAAAAATCCGGCCGGTTACGAAAAAAGTCCACGTCCGGGCATCCCGACCCGCCCTTAACAAAAAAATAA
- a CDS encoding PIG-L deacetylase family protein yields the protein MDKRMNILAIGAHPDDIEFGCGGTLLKYGIRGHKIYLLIMSKGDRGGDMDVRMAEQTASAQIMNASGLFWGNAEDTRLAVDLDTIQYIEGIMSVVKPDFIFCHYHDDTHQDHRHLAQIVISATRYVRNVMFYEGPTTQRFDPSVFVDISETIDKKRDLLKAHQSQVARTNIEGLSILDIANAGAVFRGIQGRVKYAEAFSPLRLFINI from the coding sequence ATGGATAAACGAATGAATATCCTGGCCATCGGCGCTCATCCCGATGACATCGAGTTCGGCTGCGGGGGAACCCTGCTAAAATACGGTATCCGGGGGCACAAGATATATCTGCTGATCATGTCCAAGGGTGACAGGGGCGGAGACATGGACGTCCGCATGGCCGAACAGACGGCGTCGGCGCAAATCATGAATGCCAGCGGCCTGTTCTGGGGCAACGCCGAAGATACGCGCCTGGCGGTCGACCTGGATACGATCCAGTATATCGAGGGCATCATGTCCGTGGTGAAACCGGATTTTATTTTCTGCCACTACCATGACGACACCCATCAGGATCACCGCCACCTGGCCCAGATCGTTATTTCAGCCACCCGTTATGTCCGGAATGTCATGTTTTACGAGGGGCCGACTACTCAGCGGTTTGACCCTTCGGTTTTTGTTGATATCAGCGAGACTATCGACAAAAAGAGAGACCTGCTCAAGGCCCACCAATCCCAGGTGGCCAGGACCAATATCGAAGGTCTGTCCATTCTGGATATCGCCAACGCCGGAGCGGTTTTCCGGGGGATCCAGGGCCGGGTGAAATACGCCGAAGCCTTCAGCCCGTTACGGCTGTTTATCAACATTTAA